The sequence below is a genomic window from Oreochromis niloticus isolate F11D_XX linkage group LG3, O_niloticus_UMD_NMBU, whole genome shotgun sequence.
TAAACtcaccatcatagcagaagaaaGGCTTTCTTTGGTCACATCCAGCAGAGCTCCATCTTCCTGATCTCTCTAACAGAGTCGTGGCACATGTCCTCTTGTTTAGTCCATCATTAAATGAGTCCATGTCCCAGTATCTGAAAGAGAAGTTACTCCCATCTGACCACCTCCAGCTGTCTCTGAACAGGCCGATCCACAAGGCTGTAGAGTTCTGCAGCTTCTTAAACTCTTCACTGTATATCTGATCGAGTCCACTGGCCAGGTCGGTGTGATGCTGTCTGCAGTAGCTCTGAGCCTGAGTCCAGGTCACAGACGTCTCAATCaaatgaaaggttttgttttttttattgtttctgttgagtcagaaacacaaaaatatctTCAATTTGTCTCATTCTTCAAACTGTTTCTTTCAGGAACACACAATGTAAAACAGATTATAAAATAGATTATAACATTATTAAATATTGTTTCATCATATTACTGTCCACATATTCTCACCGTCATAGCAGATGAACTGATGAGTGTTAGTACATGGAACATCTACCCACTTGTCTACTGTCCTCACACAGTCCTCAGGATATGGTTGATCATTTGGCTCTCCAGCTCCCCAGCAGGTCTTATTTTCAGTGTATTCCTCCCCCGGCAGAGACCAGTGCCACCTCCTGTTGTCTCCTCCTGTGATGTTGTACAGTCCAATCCAGGCTGTTTGACTCTGTGCAGAGTCTTGAAGTCTTCTCATGTCTGTCAGGTCAAACACTTTGGCCAGGTCTGTGTATTTCTCTCTGCAGTATGCCCGTGCTTCATCCCAGCTCATCTGTTCTTTAATAAAGTGGTACTCATACAGCTGACATGTGATGAAGACACACTGAcctaaaacagaagaaatactGTTGAATATCTGCTGATACAAGCAGGAAACTCATGTTCCCATCAAACTGTCCAGTTTGCAGGTGAATCCTTGATTTTCTCAGTAAGAGTTCATTTGTTTAATGAGTCCTGATCAAACTAAAGGATTTTAGGTGGAAACAATCAGGAGCCCTGGTAAAATGATCACTCACTCatcagcagtgttggggagtaacggaatacatgtaccgccgttacgtatttaaaatacaaaatatgagtaactgtattccgttacagttaccgtttaaaaaggtggaatttagaatacagttactttgttgaaataaatggattacactgcggtactttcctgtttcatattgtggtgggtcaggactgtttggattttgtttttttgtttgttttgtttagttcagtgtgtgaatgtgtgcgtgaatgggtggatgactggatatgtaaagcgctttggggtctttagggactagtaaagcgctatataaatacaggccatttaccatttaccatttgtttgacagctatgttctgttgctccaggcggcagcgttacagttgccatggttacagggcgactcactctctctcactctctctctctctgtagctgtgtccaaattcatgggctgcatcctcctgaggacccgacccacgtagaccgcgaggGCCAGGTCCTCAGGAGGTCAGGTAGGctggaagtaaacggctgtgaaattggacggtctagccttcagattagcgTCACCGcagtctcggtggagtttaatggtaaatggtaaatggcgtgtatttatatagcgctttactagtccctaaggaccccaaagcgctttacatatccagacatccacccattcacacacacattcacacactggtgatggcaagctacgttgtagccacagccaccctggggcgcactgacagaggtgaggctgccagacactggcgccaccgggccctctgaccaccaccagtaggcaacgggtgaagtgtcttgcccaaggacacagcgaccgagactgtccgagccggggctcgaaccagtaACCATaattaataaactcggccgtctgctccttgctatctaaaatataacaggacactgacGTAAGTTCTTGAACATCTcatacttctgtttaatcagttttctgtttgacgtttattcagctgtgtgaaaaccaaagAGGAACCCaccccgatggattaataaagttttattttatctaatctaatcactttaatctcagccaaaccgatttactcacgaacaaataaaacactgaaaaaagcccaacaataagatttttaggttgtctaagtgacttatatattacgtttaacttgagtagcgaaagtccgcggtgatctgaaaatgatgtgccgggagttgtgccgttctctgtggctctagtgaccctcgagctctcggctagctatcaagctggtgggtaacagacgtctccgaaaacgttttttttgcaaatatgcgatatcttgataaacaaagcagatatttgaagtttacacacccacattctcacctgaaaatatgttaaaagtttattttatgacccagaaagattaatacgagtaattttaaaacttagtagcggccgccattgccggaaactagagtttggctgggccgcgctatgaattctgggatatagtgggccacgaaggacacacccgacccatccttcaaatttggggaaaaggaggacgcatttgtcggctgcattcggaggagtctacgaatttgaacagccttcggcgcgtcactgtgacgtaatcggcctacaaatgcggcctcaggaggatgcagcccatgaatttggacacagctactgactgtgtgtttcctgggtgagagagcgccgttttgttgttgttgtgctaagctaacaggcagaatgctacaggtataggtctaaagaatgtagcctcatgggcagtgtagtccgtgctgcagggagaatggactaccatacccgttatgtgtctgtgagcgagggagggagagaaaggaaaagtccgaactgtcaccgagcagaaacgggagctggaagcatgtaaatataataataaccactgcagccaagaagagtgcctgacgagcccagttgtaagtacgctattaagactcgactgtacactgtgttcgtgttttcctccgaaacaataagttccgttggagcagcctttcaatgcctctctctgtctctcgcaaccaaagttgacccagacaacaaagtaaagcaatTTTcagctaccagcccgacacggaacccaccgtattagccaggggtccctttactacggttcggagccgcggaccttcagtaacagtaataaatcacacagcaacagtacattcacgtagttgtaaaaagcatgataatatattaagtattcagaatacgttactgtcATTAAGTAACGTAacacgttacagaatacattttggggcatgtattctgtagtggaatacattttaaaagtaaccttcccaacactgcccatcagaagaagcagaaacagACTCCACTGCATCGTCGCTCTGTCACATGAAAAtgacttttctttcatttggagGAAACAATGAATCCAGCAGCTCTTCAGTGTTTGATGGACACCACACTGCCAGCGAGGCCGGCAACTTTAACAGAACCCAAGCGCAGACACCCAGAGCAGATGCAAGGGAgtgttttaacacaatttattgCTGAATGAACAATATATGTGACAAAGGTGAATACACCGGGATTTTGCAAACTGTGGCGTGGAAACGTGGCCGTGAAACAATCAGAGTGGCAAAAGCGTAACCCAACTGGATCTTGGGCAGGTAAGTAATGGTCATACTGGGGAGAGAGGAGGGCAGAGTTAGAGCTGTGTTCAAGTGGATTGCCAGAGAGGGTGAGTATAACAGTCTTTCCAGCTTACTTGCAGGAGGTGGAGGTGCAGTATTGAGGAGGAGGTGATGTAATTCTTTAGGGTTTGAAAAAGGTGAAACGGCTGACCTGGGGTCCGTTGGATCCAAAGTGGTGAGCGagcaggagggcaggcaggtgaggttTGGAGATATTTTCCAGTGAGTGGATACGAACTGAGATCCAAGTGGTGGAGTGGCAGTCGGCACTGGAAAAAAGTCTTGAAGCACAAGAAACAAGGTAAGTCAATCTCAGTGAGAGCAGAAATATGAACGTGAGAGCCAGTTGACAACATCAGGTAGCTGACGAACTGGCAGGGAGGAGATAACAGCGCAGAGCTTAAATCCCCTCTGGCCTGATTGCCCCAGTTAGCTCCAGATGCGTGAAGCTGAGGTAGTCCTGCCCACAGGCGGAGCCAAGGATGCTCAGGCACTGATGGAAATTTCCAGCTGTTCACTCAGACCATGACATGCACGTCAGCACTTTATATTAAACATAGATATCTAGCTTATCACACACTGctataataaatatatgattactattaattaatgatcatcTGTTTAAAATTGTCCATGAAGAAAAAGCAATGTTTCAAATGTGGTCCACACAGCACCTCTGTACACAGACATGAAATGAGCCTGCAGGTTTGAAACTTACATCTGGTTCTTCTCTGCTGTTCATGCAGACAGCTCTGCAGTAAATAACCATCTGGACTAACACACACTCTGTACTCAGTATTTGAATTTTAAGATACAGACTTCCCcactgacacaaagacacagtgtaGATATGAGTTATGAAAGGACTTGTTTACATTAAGCTCTGGAAAAAGGACAGAAACTTCAAACAGTGGACTGTCCAACAGGCAGAACGAGGAAGTTACCTTCTAATATCTAAATATGACTTCCTTATTTGTTTGTTGGTGTGAGAGCAGGGGAGGGCTGTGACAGCAGAGGTACACATGGACAGGTCACCACTCTGTGACACAAACATGAATATGAGTCTGTTGATTTTTGAGGATATAAACATAACGCTGCCTGTACTGAACTGCACTGGATCACTCTGATGCTGACGtaatcctttttttccccttttaacagtttttattcatcatcaggaaaagcataaaaacataacaaagcagacaaacaagagaaacccccccccccaaaaggaAATCACATAAAAGTCACATTAAAGTCATTACATAcctttgcaaaaacacatatggggaaaaaagaaaagaagaaagaaacagaaagaagaaaaagaaacaaaacaaggagaaaaaaaagaaaaatatattttcatccatttacccacagatttagaaaaaaaactacaagaGTGAACTGTTGTCCTTTACGCTCACTTCCTATTTACCCGACATCTTAAAAGCAACAACCTCCCCCTCAACAGTTGGGACAAATCATTTGGcaaataaaaaagcaaagagGACCAAACATGGAGAAGCAGATCCTCATTTACCATAAAGTTACATGAGAATACATTTCCTAGCTGACAGCAATAGTTTAATACATAGTTTGTGCTGCAAGTAATTTAATGTTAATTCTTTTGAGGGTAGGCCAAGAAGAAAATATCCGGGATCCCTTTGCCAAACATGAGGTGTGATCTTATGTAAAACATTAGGCGATGTATAGGCAGTGTAGGATTTTGTATTGGGTTTCTGTCATGGTCCCCGTGCCTCGCTGTCTGACTCTGTGATAAGcaacatgttttgtttggggtttttttgctctctctctggATTGTTGAGCCATTGgactttctctgtgtgtgtgtatagatcTGCCCTGGACCCGAGCGAGCCTGTGTGTTTTTGGAATCTGCTGAGGAGAGGAGCTTGTATAACATTAATCCCTGTTTCCCCCGGAGCACCGGATCCCTCTCCCTGCCACACTATATGTATTTCTACCTTgtgtttcactgtaaataaacacactctATTTTGCCAAAGATTTCTGGTCTGCGCCTGAGTTCGTTTCAAACACTTACAGTCTCTTGCAAGCGGTTGCAAGTAAAAATGGATCTAGCTATGTTAATGACTGCTTTCCACTCGTCTTCAGTACAATGAATATTAAGATCTCTCTCCCATTTATAAATAGAGCTCAGTGTGCTGCTACTGAGAGTCTATAGAAGAGTATAAAATAATTGGGTTATTCTTAATCTCggtttgtaatttttttttttgtcgcaGACATCTAAGCTCCAAAGAGAAGAAGGTGAAGAAGACCAAGAGTCAAGGTGGGAATGAGAGTTTAGATAAGCACGTAGGCACTCCCATAAGAAATGCCTATGATATGCccaacattaaaaacataactttaaaaaaaacactgacgTAATCTTAATAAACATGTCAAAGACTTTTTATGTGTAGTGATGCAGCAGCAAGCCCACCCTCCATCATCACTCATCACCAGGTTGTCATCTATTATTAGGGTTGAAGAGCTCAGGCCTCATCTCCTTCTTCCTGTCAGAAAATCAGCTGCAGTACCTAAAACAGTTTAGTCACTACAATCTGCCCACTCTCACCCACCCACTCTCTGCTGCTCTGACACAGTTTCAGAGTGTGCCCTTTGACACTCGTCTGTGTTTGACTTTGTTGCAGAAAAATAAACGGAGCACTGAACCCAAACAGACTTTTGACAGAAACCTGCGAAGGGACACTACTTCAATTCTAGAGCGAAGCTTCGTGAAACTGTGAAACATCTGAAGCATTTGATGATGCTGTTCTGTGAAACAGTGAGGGGACAGACTAGTTAAACCAGACTGTTAATAACTGTGATCATCATGTGCTCTGAAGAaatcctcacacacacagaaagctgTGACTGTAATGATCAGTCAGTAAAATCCTTCCTCTGTTAACATTCGTGTTGATCACAATAAACTTTATAAAgtcaaacacagagaagaaaaactGTTGTGTTTACTGTAATAAGCACACAGGGTTACAGTTTTCCTTGGACTCAGTCAGCTTCGTCTGGTTGATGTTTAAGTTTTCTTTGACTTCCTGTCATCAGGTTTGTTCCACACACTGTTCAGCAAAGCTGGAAGGATTAAACTaacttaaaatatatttttaaatgaaaaagtttAAGTTTCCTTCACTATAAGAAGTGAACATTTATCACATTTTCACAGGTTAGACCAATCGCAACAGTCCATTTCACACACACCTTTGAGGCATCCTCTGATGAGCGACCTCTGAACCCAGGAGAAACTTCCTGCTGCTGTGGACATTGTATCCTGTAACAGTGAAGTGATGTTCACTGAGTCTGGAGTTTAGGTCGCAGTGAACCTGCAGGACTCCTGTTGTTTATTAGATATTCACAACAGAAGCTTCAGTGGgaataaaaaaagggaaaactcATCTGTCATgaacattaaaaagaaagagaTCACCTGTAAATAATTAATGACatgttttctatttttacagtataaatattttctttacGGCGGTGCAGTGTGTGAGTAACAGGTTAGAATGAGGATGACGTCACTTAATACAGTAGTTGACATTTTCTGTTAAAAGTAGAAGAAAGTAGAGCTCAAACAGAGTCAAAGCTGAAACCTCTTGCTGTTATATATTCTCCCTGAAAGCAGAGATGAGCTTTTATTGACATATTTCAATGAGAGTATACaccagtttttacattttaatgacagGCCACAGTTGGTTTAGAAACGTATTCTCGTTAACGACAAGGAAGCAAGACAAACAGTAATCGATCGATTTTACTTGAGCAAGGAAGCCCCGGTGGGTGCCTCAGAAAAGCACTCTGAATCCAACCGCAAACTGACTCCGACCCCGGCCTCCGCTTGCCGCATTTTATTGAAAACAgttacagtacacacaagcaCCACCCATTGTAAACCCCCTATAGTTCTAAAAGATAAGCcactatgtgtgtatgtgtctgcacgtgtaagcaggtgtgtgtgtatgcatgtgcgagactgtgtgtgtttgtgtgacctgCCCACAAAAGGATCATAaaggcaggaagcttacaaaacaagacaacagaACCTTCACATAGGATGTGTCCctataataaaacactaaaGCCTCCCCCACGGTTCAACAGGCTGTGGAGGACAGCAGAAACAAAAGAATGTCTTTGATCATATAGTTTGAACTAAGACTTACAAATTTCCaaggaaaatgtgaaaaacataaagaaagaaaaacagccacCTCTTTCTTATTGGTGataaatgtaccatgtcgaccaaaaaaacaaacaaacaaaaagaataaggcaacatgtgtgatttggttgtttagaaaGACGAGAAAGTTTTGGGAGTAAtggcagtgagagagagagagagatagaatATTGAAATGTGAGAAAATTCTGATGTTTAGCTTGGAGTGTATAGTGTGTTATAtattcattgttgtgttttgtgtgtcagtgatacacctcctgccatcaggcctgcaggtttatccctgtggtgttctcctctctGTTGTAGCAGACAAACTATTTATTTTACTGGCACAAATCATTTatggggcatcttattgtgacgactgattgttctctcattttagttatagtaatatttttaaatggttgtacaaaaaaATGCTGtgttgtatgtttttgtgtgatttctAATCAGTTGTGATACTACATTATGTCAATGGAGAAAAGTAACTGTATATTCAGACATGAGGTTTAGCAAAAAGAATGATGCCAAACAAGGTaaggaaaaatatgtttaaaggtgaaatataagATAGATATATAagataaatggcctgtatttgtatagcgcttcaCTAGTCCCTAAGggcctcaaagt
It includes:
- the LOC100710440 gene encoding putative C-type lectin domain family 20 member A isoform X2, whose product is MLSTGSHVHISALTEIDLPCFLCFKTFFQCRLPLHHLDLSSYPLTGKYLQTSPACPPARSPLWIQRTPGQCVFITCQLYEYHFIKEQMSWDEARAYCREKYTDLAKVFDLTDMRRLQDSAQSQTAWIGLYNITGGDNRRWHWSLPGEEYTENKTCWGAGEPNDQPYPEDCVRTVDKNNKKNKTFHLIETSVTWTQAQSYCRQHHTDLASGLDQIYSEEFKKLQNSTALWIGLFRDSWRWSDGSNFSFRYWDMDSFNDGLNKRTCATTLLERSGRWSSAGCDQRKPFFCYDDKLILIRENKTWEEALNYCRQKHHDLVSISNPEEQRWVQERAKNASTPFVWLGLRYSCFLDLWFWVGDELVCYERWASGGKTEDCSMSAAMTTGGQHEWVS
- the LOC100710440 gene encoding putative C-type lectin domain family 20 member A isoform X3, translated to MVIYCRAVCMNSREEPDTFFQCRLPLHHLDLSSYPLTGKYLQTSPACPPARSPLWIQRTPGQCVFITCQLYEYHFIKEQMSWDEARAYCREKYTDLAKVFDLTDMRRLQDSAQSQTAWIGLYNITGGDNRRWHWSLPGEEYTENKTCWGAGEPNDQPYPEDCVRTVDKNNKKNKTFHLIETSVTWTQAQSYCRQHHTDLASGLDQIYSEEFKKLQNSTALWIGLFRDSWRWSDGSNFSFRYWDMDSFNDGLNNRTCATTLLERSGRWSSAGCDQRKPFFCYDVKLDQTSRFNVCSDKLILIRENKTWEEALNYCRQKHHDLVSISNPEEQRWVQERATDYYLQVRYLQRAVCVSFPLLYQSQEHLGFFLHCCWIGSLLNCSRIFGLV
- the LOC100710440 gene encoding putative C-type lectin domain family 20 member A isoform X1 — protein: MLSTGSHVHISALTEIDLPCFLCFKTFFQCRLPLHHLDLSSYPLTGKYLQTSPACPPARSPLWIQRTPGQCVFITCQLYEYHFIKEQMSWDEARAYCREKYTDLAKVFDLTDMRRLQDSAQSQTAWIGLYNITGGDNRRWHWSLPGEEYTENKTCWGAGEPNDQPYPEDCVRTVDKNNKKNKTFHLIETSVTWTQAQSYCRQHHTDLASGLDQIYSEEFKKLQNSTALWIGLFRDSWRWSDGSNFSFRYWDMDSFNDGLNNRTCATTLLERSGRWSSAGCDQRKPFFCYDVKLDQTSRFNVCSDKLILIRENKTWEEALNYCRQKHHDLVSISNPEEQRWVQERATDYYLQVRYLQRAVCVSFPLLYQSQEHLGFFLHCCWIGSLLNCSRIFGLV
- the LOC100710440 gene encoding putative C-type lectin domain family 20 member A isoform X4, whose product is MLSTGSHVHISALTEIDLPCFLCFKTFFQCRLPLHHLDLSSYPLTGKYLQTSPACPPARSPLWIQRTPGQCVFITCQLYEYHFIKEQMSWDEARAYCREKYTDLAKVFDLTDMRRLQDSAQSQTAWIGLYNITGGDNRRWHWSLPGEEYTENKTCWGAGEPNDQPYPEDCVRTVDKNNKKNKTFHLIETSVTWTQAQSYCRQHHTDLASGLDQIYSEEFKKLQNSTALWIGLFRDSWRWSDGSNFSFRYWDMDSFNDGLNNRTCATTLLERSGRWSSAGCDQRKPFFCYDDKLILIRENKTWEEALNYCRQKHHDLVSISNPEEQRWVQERATDYYLQVRYLQRAVCVSFPLLYQSQEHLGFFLHCCWIGSLLNCSRIFGLV